The Kiritimatiellia bacterium genome contains a region encoding:
- a CDS encoding nucleotidyltransferase family protein has protein sequence MAGPRRDEMNRELRHLCDCLAAAAGLLDRLPAGTVDWERWLALAAEHKVSALLFNRFRRAPPWPEAVHRELASRYAASAYMNGLRVREQVALLRALAPVAEVIALKGFALLFTLYGEAAERDMADLDLLAAGEREAESLAVALRERGYVPKREMAGHHHLSPHAHLSGRLTVEIHTNLTGPFLPSVAMDHIWARRESIPLPDGGTVNILCLPHRLFHQALHAVKDPIESPLLRNLFEIAWMASRLTPEDWSAFDEFGELSGRRATALRALALAREWFPFSAPVFPTPRRSTIEWCARRRLNWIGEPTSAAEQFLRHLAVKHFDRMPAGRLRIDLPHLLGVAVSSVWKAVRLRIRTWLAPWSRLPVRRIPLAEREFRDAIALLRPSNGQVYVLRGAAAAAWRASSAMKSPRQVVRHTVDAGFSAREARAAIRRLTAEDLLLNASAKTAGAPWEPSI, from the coding sequence ATGGCTGGCCCGAGGCGGGACGAGATGAATCGGGAACTTCGGCATCTGTGCGATTGTCTGGCGGCGGCTGCGGGCTTACTCGATCGGCTGCCGGCGGGCACCGTAGATTGGGAGCGCTGGCTGGCCCTCGCGGCGGAGCACAAGGTTTCGGCGCTCCTATTCAACCGCTTTCGACGGGCGCCGCCGTGGCCGGAGGCTGTTCATCGGGAACTGGCCAGCCGCTATGCAGCCTCGGCCTACATGAACGGCCTTCGCGTCCGTGAACAGGTCGCCCTGCTTCGCGCCCTCGCCCCAGTGGCGGAAGTGATCGCATTGAAAGGCTTCGCCCTGCTGTTCACGCTTTACGGCGAGGCGGCAGAACGCGACATGGCGGACCTGGACCTTCTCGCAGCCGGAGAGCGCGAAGCGGAGTCGCTTGCTGTCGCCCTCCGCGAGCGAGGTTATGTTCCCAAACGCGAGATGGCCGGCCACCATCACCTGTCGCCCCACGCGCACCTTTCTGGGCGACTCACCGTCGAGATCCACACGAACCTCACCGGTCCGTTCCTCCCCTCCGTCGCGATGGATCACATCTGGGCCCGCCGCGAGTCCATCCCTCTGCCCGACGGCGGAACTGTGAACATCCTGTGTCTGCCCCACCGGTTGTTCCACCAAGCGCTGCACGCAGTCAAAGATCCCATCGAAAGCCCGTTGCTTCGGAACCTGTTCGAGATAGCCTGGATGGCTTCCCGGCTGACACCGGAGGATTGGTCCGCCTTTGACGAATTCGGCGAGCTCTCCGGTCGGCGCGCGACCGCGCTGCGCGCGCTCGCGCTCGCGCGGGAGTGGTTTCCCTTCAGCGCACCTGTTTTCCCGACACCCAGGCGATCGACAATCGAGTGGTGCGCGCGGCGCCGCTTGAACTGGATTGGCGAGCCGACTTCGGCCGCGGAGCAGTTCCTACGACACCTCGCGGTCAAGCACTTCGACCGCATGCCTGCGGGTCGACTGCGGATCGACCTTCCTCACCTGCTTGGCGTGGCAGTTTCAAGCGTGTGGAAGGCCGTGAGGCTGCGGATCCGAACCTGGCTCGCGCCCTGGAGTCGACTGCCCGTGCGGCGCATCCCGCTGGCGGAACGTGAATTCCGAGATGCAATCGCTTTGCTCCGGCCGAGCAATGGCCAGGTCTATGTTTTGCGCGGCGCCGCCGCTGCGGCCTGGCGGGCATCGTCAGCAATGAAGTCTCCGCGACAAGTCGTCCGGCACACCGTCGACGCGGGTTTCAGCGCACGCGAGGCGCGCGCTGCAATCCGCCGCCTGACCGCCGAGGACCTGCTTCTAAACGCGTCCGCAAAAACCGCTGGAGCGCCTTGGGAGCCGTCGATATAA
- the dapF gene encoding diaminopimelate epimerase: MAHKIPFWKMHGASNDFIVVDDRTLAFPTHDADWLRAIMARRTGVGSEGVLLIQPSERADFRMRFFNPDGGEVDMCGNGARCIAKLAFELGIAPSPMRFETRAGIVGAEILEDGVRLTMTSPRDWRLDGELEIDGRRIRYDFVNSGVPHAVVRVDNLAAVDVTNLGAAIRRHPAFAPNGTNANFVQVLGPDSIAIRTFERGVEAETLACGTGIVASGLIVGKLGLARPPVRVRAASGDVLTVDYRLTAEGAEEVTLAGPAVHVFEGVLSYPG; the protein is encoded by the coding sequence ATGGCCCACAAGATTCCCTTCTGGAAAATGCACGGGGCGTCAAACGACTTCATCGTCGTGGACGACCGGACCCTCGCGTTTCCCACGCATGATGCAGACTGGTTGCGCGCGATCATGGCTCGGCGGACCGGAGTAGGTTCGGAGGGAGTGCTGCTGATTCAACCATCGGAGCGGGCGGATTTCCGCATGCGATTTTTCAACCCGGACGGCGGCGAGGTCGACATGTGCGGAAACGGCGCAAGGTGCATTGCGAAACTCGCGTTTGAGCTGGGGATTGCCCCGTCGCCGATGCGCTTTGAAACCCGCGCCGGCATTGTCGGAGCGGAGATCCTCGAGGACGGCGTTCGCCTGACCATGACGTCCCCGCGCGACTGGCGGCTGGACGGGGAACTGGAAATCGACGGCCGGCGAATTCGCTATGACTTTGTCAACAGCGGCGTGCCCCACGCGGTCGTGCGGGTCGACAACCTTGCGGCTGTGGATGTGACCAACCTCGGCGCCGCGATCCGGCGTCACCCCGCCTTTGCGCCGAATGGGACCAATGCAAATTTTGTGCAGGTTCTCGGTCCCGATTCGATCGCGATTCGCACATTTGAGCGGGGCGTCGAAGCTGAAACTCTTGCCTGCGGCACGGGAATCGTCGCTTCCGGCTTGATTGTGGGGAAGCTCGGGCTGGCCCGGCCGCCCGTTCGTGTTCGCGCGGCGAGTGGCGATGTGCTCACGGTTGACTACCGCCTGACCGCGGAGGGCGCCGAGGAGGTGACCCTTGCGGGCCCGGCAGTGCACGTGTTTGAGGGCGTGTTGAGTTACCCAGGTTGA
- a CDS encoding prepilin-type N-terminal cleavage/methylation domain-containing protein: MRMLMKKVQNRGFTLIELLVVIAIIAILAAVLTPTVTDALTRGKMTGTLANGRSIHQALFAKDIEDPILQTGSPYPRSGSGPGAFANSTLYWRNVVTSGIMRVDFSFFSAPGITPLKGTNASLFTADNNAWCITADITDASVDVTPLLFTRNLNINALNTAANFDYASQMTENPPFGRKGLPTVLKGGSGVIFKPDNINGNFFPGGTNQVVLRP, encoded by the coding sequence ATGAGGATGCTGATGAAGAAGGTTCAAAACCGCGGCTTTACGTTGATTGAGCTGCTGGTTGTTATCGCAATCATTGCCATCTTGGCCGCCGTGCTGACCCCGACGGTCACAGATGCCCTGACGCGCGGCAAGATGACGGGCACGCTCGCCAATGGGCGAAGCATTCATCAGGCGCTCTTCGCCAAGGACATTGAGGATCCCATTCTCCAGACGGGCAGTCCATATCCGCGTTCGGGTTCCGGACCGGGCGCATTCGCGAATTCCACGCTTTACTGGCGCAACGTCGTGACGTCCGGCATCATGCGCGTGGATTTCTCTTTCTTCTCCGCTCCGGGCATCACCCCGCTGAAAGGCACAAACGCGTCCTTGTTCACGGCGGATAACAATGCCTGGTGCATCACCGCGGACATCACGGACGCGTCCGTCGATGTCACCCCACTGCTCTTCACGCGGAATCTCAACATCAATGCGCTCAACACGGCGGCGAATTTTGACTACGCATCGCAGATGACCGAAAATCCGCCGTTCGGGCGGAAGGGTCTTCCGACGGTTCTGAAGGGCGGTAGTGGTGTGATTTTCAAGCCGGACAACATCAACGGGAATTTCTTCCCCGGGGGCACCAACCAGGTCGTCCTTCGTCCGTAA
- the pheS gene encoding phenylalanine--tRNA ligase subunit alpha, whose translation MTTSEIEQWIAEAVSEVRAAPDLAALETVRARHLGRNGRIQQVLQALREAPPDQKREWGRLANAYKDTVQAAVDERREALAATAATPAFDPTQPGRWHAVGTRHPVTQIIERAVDIFCRLGFSVADGPDIETPFHNFDALNTPAHHPSRDPKDTFYLDDGRLLRTHTSPVQIRVMQSRPPPIRIVAPGRCYRRDTTDATHSANFHQIEGLYVDRKVSLADLKGDLTYFARQMMGPNVKIRFRPHFFPFTEPSVEYDFSCHVCNGSGCRVCKNSGWIEISGAGLVHPNVFRAVGYNPDEVSGYAFGMGIERIAMILLGIPDIRMLYENDVRFLHQF comes from the coding sequence ATGACCACGAGTGAGATCGAACAGTGGATCGCGGAAGCTGTTTCGGAAGTCCGCGCGGCACCAGATCTCGCAGCACTCGAGACCGTGCGCGCTCGGCACCTCGGCCGAAACGGGCGAATTCAGCAGGTCCTTCAAGCGCTTCGCGAGGCGCCGCCGGACCAAAAGCGCGAATGGGGTCGGCTCGCCAATGCTTATAAGGACACGGTGCAGGCGGCCGTCGACGAGCGCCGCGAGGCGCTCGCCGCCACCGCAGCCACGCCCGCATTTGACCCGACCCAGCCCGGGCGTTGGCATGCGGTCGGCACAAGGCACCCGGTGACGCAAATCATCGAACGCGCCGTCGACATTTTCTGCAGGCTCGGTTTTTCCGTGGCGGACGGGCCGGACATCGAGACGCCATTCCACAACTTTGACGCGCTCAACACGCCAGCCCACCACCCTTCGCGCGACCCGAAAGACACATTTTATCTGGACGACGGCCGACTGCTCCGCACGCATACCTCGCCCGTGCAGATCCGCGTCATGCAATCGCGCCCGCCGCCGATTCGAATTGTCGCTCCAGGCCGTTGCTACCGCCGGGACACTACCGACGCCACTCACAGCGCCAATTTTCACCAGATCGAGGGCCTGTATGTTGACCGAAAGGTCTCGCTCGCCGACCTAAAGGGCGATCTGACCTATTTCGCCCGCCAAATGATGGGGCCTAACGTGAAAATTCGTTTCCGCCCCCATTTCTTTCCCTTCACCGAGCCGAGCGTGGAATACGATTTTTCCTGCCATGTGTGCAACGGGTCCGGCTGCAGGGTATGCAAGAACAGCGGGTGGATCGAAATTTCCGGCGCGGGCCTGGTGCATCCGAATGTGTTCCGCGCCGTCGGCTATAATCCGGACGAGGTCTCCGGCTATGCCTTCGGCATGGGAATTGAGCGCATCGCGATGATCCTGCTCGGCATCCCCGACATCCGGATGCTTTACGAAAACGATGTGAGGTTCCTTCACCAGTTCTGA
- the glmS gene encoding glutamine--fructose-6-phosphate transaminase (isomerizing) yields MCGIVGYVGRQNAVPLLIDGLKRLEYRGYDSAGLAVVSDGGLAVRRSVGRLTALEEKLVLEPVAGRPGIGHTRWATHGAPTEQNAHPHTDDSGRIAVVHNGIIENYKELREELESSGHQFKSQTDTEVIPHLIARELSRGAPDVLAAVRRSLSRARGAYALGILSADEPDRIIAARQGSPLIVGLAEGEYFIASDVPAILNRIRQVIYLNDGEIAVLAPHGVRIFKLDGTEVRPEIHRVELQAEAAERAGFETFMLKEIHEQPRVLRQLLEKHGRLEGQFGMSADYFRKLRRIMIVACGTAYHAGMYGRLLIEHYTGLAVETDLASEFRYRDPKIDPGTLVIAVSQSGETADTLACIRMARSWGCRVLSICNVPGSSVVRESDAVFYTEAGPEIGVASTKAYTAQQMAFALLSLYIAKVRNTLSDAQISALLEDLQKVPDAIHRVLARKDQIRTVAEKHHSGPSSLYLGRKFNYPTALEGALKNKEISYQHAEGYAAGEMKHGPIALINEYMPVVCICTRTQDEVYEKMLSNVKEVEARHGRIIAIATEGDDTLRGIAEDILYVPHVRDEFSPMVNVVALQLLAYYAAQARGTDIDKPRNLAKSVTVE; encoded by the coding sequence ATGTGCGGAATCGTCGGATATGTCGGCCGGCAGAACGCGGTCCCGTTGCTGATCGATGGCCTCAAAAGGCTCGAATACCGCGGATACGATTCCGCCGGACTTGCTGTCGTGTCCGACGGCGGGCTGGCGGTTCGCCGGTCGGTTGGTCGCCTGACCGCCCTCGAAGAAAAATTGGTTCTTGAACCCGTGGCAGGTCGTCCCGGGATTGGCCATACCCGGTGGGCGACCCACGGCGCTCCGACGGAGCAGAATGCTCACCCGCACACCGACGACAGCGGACGGATCGCCGTGGTACACAACGGGATCATTGAAAACTACAAGGAACTTCGCGAGGAGCTGGAATCATCGGGCCACCAGTTCAAATCTCAGACCGACACGGAAGTCATTCCACATCTAATCGCGCGAGAACTTTCGCGGGGGGCGCCGGACGTGCTCGCCGCGGTGCGCCGGTCCCTTTCCCGCGCGCGCGGCGCCTACGCCCTGGGCATTTTGAGCGCAGATGAGCCGGACCGGATCATCGCCGCACGTCAGGGAAGCCCGCTGATAGTCGGCCTGGCGGAGGGCGAGTATTTCATCGCCAGCGACGTTCCGGCCATCCTCAATCGGATCCGACAGGTCATCTATCTGAATGACGGGGAAATTGCCGTGCTTGCGCCGCACGGCGTGCGAATCTTCAAACTCGACGGCACCGAGGTCAGGCCGGAGATTCACCGAGTGGAGCTTCAGGCGGAGGCAGCCGAGCGGGCGGGTTTCGAGACCTTCATGCTCAAGGAAATCCACGAGCAGCCCCGCGTGTTGCGCCAGCTTCTCGAGAAACACGGACGCCTCGAGGGCCAATTCGGCATGAGCGCGGATTATTTCCGCAAGCTGCGCCGGATCATGATTGTCGCCTGCGGCACGGCCTATCACGCGGGCATGTACGGGAGGCTCCTGATCGAGCATTACACGGGACTGGCCGTCGAAACGGACCTTGCCAGCGAATTTCGTTACCGCGACCCGAAGATCGATCCCGGCACGCTGGTGATCGCGGTTTCCCAATCCGGCGAGACGGCGGACACTCTCGCGTGCATCCGCATGGCCCGGAGCTGGGGATGTCGCGTGCTTTCGATTTGCAACGTTCCGGGTAGTTCGGTGGTTCGTGAGAGCGACGCAGTGTTTTACACGGAAGCAGGCCCCGAAATCGGAGTGGCGTCGACGAAGGCCTATACGGCGCAGCAGATGGCCTTTGCCCTGCTTTCGCTCTATATTGCCAAGGTCCGCAACACGTTGAGCGACGCTCAGATCTCCGCCCTCCTCGAGGACCTCCAGAAAGTGCCGGATGCCATCCACCGCGTTCTTGCCCGCAAGGACCAGATACGAACTGTTGCCGAAAAGCACCACAGCGGCCCGAGCTCGCTGTACCTCGGGCGAAAATTCAACTATCCGACGGCGCTGGAGGGCGCGCTGAAAAACAAGGAAATTTCGTATCAGCACGCGGAGGGTTACGCCGCTGGTGAAATGAAGCACGGGCCCATCGCGCTGATCAACGAGTACATGCCAGTCGTTTGCATTTGCACGCGGACGCAGGACGAAGTCTACGAGAAAATGCTGTCCAACGTGAAAGAAGTGGAAGCCCGGCACGGACGGATCATCGCAATCGCTACTGAGGGCGATGACACGCTCCGGGGCATCGCCGAGGACATTCTCTATGTTCCCCACGTTCGGGACGAATTTTCGCCCATGGTCAACGTGGTCGCTCTCCAGTTGCTTGCCTATTACGCGGCTCAGGCACGTGGGACCGACATCGACAAGCCGCGCAACCTGGCAAAGAGCGTGACGGTTGAATAA
- the mazG gene encoding nucleoside triphosphate pyrophosphohydrolase — MSEDSAPAAPHRDPGGSPLARLLEIMRILRGPSGCPWDRQQTLQSLKDHLLEEAHEVIDAIDAGDRSQLRDELGDLLLQIVFQCQICSEEGAFTFDDVARAIGDKLVRRHPHVFGDVRVRDAEQVLKNWEQIKKEERGGAPRPTLAGIPRSLPALRRAHLMQERVARVGFDWDRIDGALAKLDEELAEIREAIASGNSAAIREEIGDLLFAAVNVSRFLDQNAEEILHETIRKFARRFEELERRVHERGLKVSDLPIAELDKIWEDVKTVEREPGAPSAEQLQSTGRPPQPG, encoded by the coding sequence ATGTCGGAAGACTCAGCGCCCGCTGCCCCGCATCGCGACCCGGGCGGATCCCCTCTTGCGCGTCTTCTCGAGATCATGCGGATCCTCCGCGGGCCGAGCGGCTGTCCATGGGATCGCCAGCAGACCCTACAGAGCCTCAAAGACCATCTTCTGGAGGAGGCGCACGAGGTCATCGACGCAATTGACGCAGGCGACCGCTCGCAGCTGCGCGACGAACTGGGCGACCTGCTTTTGCAGATTGTGTTTCAGTGCCAGATCTGCTCGGAGGAGGGCGCCTTCACGTTCGACGACGTCGCCCGAGCCATCGGCGACAAACTCGTACGCCGGCATCCTCACGTCTTTGGAGATGTTCGCGTCCGCGACGCCGAGCAGGTCCTGAAAAACTGGGAACAAATCAAAAAGGAGGAACGCGGCGGCGCGCCGCGCCCGACCCTCGCCGGCATCCCGCGTAGCCTTCCCGCGCTCCGCAGGGCCCACCTGATGCAGGAACGCGTAGCGCGTGTCGGCTTCGATTGGGACCGCATCGACGGCGCGCTCGCCAAGCTGGACGAGGAGCTTGCTGAAATTCGCGAGGCCATCGCCTCAGGTAATTCTGCGGCCATCCGGGAGGAAATCGGCGATCTCTTGTTTGCCGCGGTTAATGTGAGCCGATTTCTCGATCAAAACGCAGAGGAAATTCTGCACGAGACGATCCGAAAATTTGCTCGGCGTTTTGAGGAGCTCGAGCGGCGCGTTCACGAGCGCGGGTTGAAAGTGTCCGACCTCCCCATCGCAGAGCTGGACAAAATCTGGGAAGACGTGAAAACCGTCGAGCGCGAGCCCGGAGCGCCTTCGGCAGAGCAGCTCCAGTCGACGGGGCGGCCCCCTCAACCTGGGTAA
- the pheT gene encoding phenylalanine--tRNA ligase subunit beta, with the protein MKVPLSWLRDYIEFEESARELAERLTFSGTEVEAIETIGTSFEGLVVAEVIAVEKHPNADKLTVCRVFDGASVLQVVCGAPNVKTGGRYPFAPVGVTLPGGSQTIRKAVIRGVESQGMLCAPDEIGISDDHSGLLELPPEHAAGTPLRDVFGPPETVLDLEITPNRPDCLSLIGIARELAAVLGRPLKLPLPIAPPSQRSVRDAAIVTVEDADGCARYTARVLESVKIGPSPLWMKRRLEAAGIRSINNVVDITNYVMLETGHPLHAFDRDLLHEGRIVVRRARDGERIRTLDDIERELDPSMLVIADGRAPVALAGIMGGAGSEIRPTTRTVLLEAAWFDPALIRSTSRKLGLSTESSYRFERGVDLRTVEWASRRAAQLMAELAGARETGPLIDTCPEPPAPREIRFRTQTIRDALGLELRDEEIVSILNRLEIRTFETSPGEYRAVAPSFRGDLEREVDFVEEVARIHGLDHVPAPHPRAVLDPHAGRDDRFRTKSILRSILCGLGASEIMNYSLVSEALLDALDPGNRTNRVPIPRPISADQSVLRTSLIPQMVETLGRNRSRQIEGATLFEIGRIFRRTENGVALEEERLCLGLMGPVGRGALDRRRPVEDEEMFLWGKGLCEALCQALNQGEVEVAATQAAWSDGPAVEIRAGGQTLGILGLIARRIRREWRLNDPIAVAEFNLDALLSRMALQKTYREFSAFPSIARDVAMIVDHTVTHADIIREIRAAAPPELERIELFDVFTGPAIGEGRRSVAYSLIYRSDRRTLTDDEANAYHLKVKAALRERLKAEIRE; encoded by the coding sequence ATGAAAGTTCCGCTGTCCTGGTTGCGAGACTATATAGAGTTTGAAGAAAGCGCTCGGGAGCTTGCTGAACGGCTGACCTTCTCGGGAACGGAGGTCGAGGCCATTGAAACCATCGGCACCTCGTTCGAAGGCCTGGTTGTCGCCGAGGTCATCGCGGTCGAAAAACATCCGAACGCGGACAAGCTCACCGTGTGCCGCGTTTTTGACGGCGCCTCCGTCCTGCAGGTCGTCTGCGGCGCTCCGAATGTGAAAACCGGAGGCCGCTATCCCTTTGCGCCGGTGGGCGTGACGCTTCCCGGCGGTTCCCAGACCATTCGTAAGGCCGTGATTCGTGGGGTCGAGTCACAGGGAATGCTGTGCGCGCCGGACGAGATCGGCATTTCGGACGATCACAGCGGACTGCTCGAGCTGCCGCCAGAACATGCGGCCGGCACACCCTTGCGCGACGTCTTCGGGCCGCCGGAGACCGTGCTGGATCTAGAAATCACCCCCAACCGGCCGGACTGCCTGAGCCTGATCGGGATTGCGCGGGAACTCGCAGCGGTCCTAGGGCGTCCGTTGAAACTGCCTCTGCCCATCGCTCCCCCCTCGCAGCGATCCGTCCGGGACGCCGCAATCGTGACCGTGGAAGACGCGGACGGTTGTGCGCGATATACCGCAAGGGTGCTGGAGTCGGTGAAGATCGGGCCCTCGCCTCTCTGGATGAAGCGTCGCTTGGAGGCGGCGGGGATACGGTCCATCAACAACGTCGTCGACATTACCAATTATGTGATGCTCGAAACGGGCCATCCGCTCCACGCATTCGACCGCGATCTGTTGCACGAGGGGCGCATCGTGGTCCGTCGCGCGCGGGATGGCGAGCGGATTCGAACGTTGGACGACATCGAGCGCGAACTCGATCCCTCAATGCTCGTCATTGCGGATGGGCGGGCTCCGGTGGCGCTTGCCGGTATCATGGGGGGCGCGGGCAGCGAGATTCGGCCCACCACACGGACAGTCCTGCTGGAAGCCGCCTGGTTCGATCCGGCGCTCATCCGGTCAACTTCGCGAAAACTCGGGCTTTCGACGGAATCGTCCTACCGCTTCGAGCGTGGGGTGGACCTTCGTACAGTGGAGTGGGCGAGCCGCCGTGCCGCCCAGTTGATGGCCGAGCTGGCCGGCGCCCGAGAGACAGGTCCCCTAATTGACACTTGTCCGGAACCGCCGGCACCACGCGAAATCCGATTCCGCACGCAGACGATCCGCGATGCACTGGGCCTGGAGCTCCGCGATGAAGAAATCGTCTCGATCCTGAACCGGCTGGAAATTCGGACTTTCGAAACATCGCCTGGCGAATACCGAGCCGTGGCCCCGAGTTTTCGCGGGGATCTCGAGCGCGAGGTTGACTTCGTGGAGGAGGTTGCCCGCATCCATGGTCTCGACCATGTGCCGGCGCCGCATCCTCGCGCCGTGTTGGACCCGCACGCGGGCCGTGATGACAGGTTCCGGACGAAATCGATTCTTCGTTCGATCCTCTGCGGTCTTGGAGCCTCCGAAATCATGAACTATAGCCTGGTGTCGGAGGCCTTGCTCGACGCGCTGGATCCCGGCAACCGCACGAACCGGGTGCCCATCCCCCGCCCGATCAGCGCCGACCAGTCCGTGCTGCGAACCTCGCTGATTCCCCAGATGGTGGAAACGCTCGGCCGAAATCGGTCGCGCCAAATTGAGGGGGCAACGCTCTTCGAAATTGGCCGAATCTTTCGTCGTACGGAGAACGGGGTGGCCTTGGAAGAAGAGCGCCTCTGTCTCGGTCTTATGGGCCCTGTCGGACGCGGCGCTCTCGATCGACGCAGGCCGGTAGAGGACGAGGAAATGTTCCTTTGGGGAAAAGGCCTCTGCGAGGCGCTTTGCCAAGCTCTCAACCAGGGCGAAGTTGAGGTGGCTGCCACGCAGGCGGCGTGGTCTGACGGACCTGCGGTTGAGATTCGAGCTGGCGGCCAAACTCTCGGTATATTAGGGCTAATCGCGCGCCGAATTCGCAGAGAATGGCGGCTGAACGATCCCATCGCTGTCGCGGAATTCAACCTCGACGCGCTGCTGTCGCGCATGGCGCTCCAGAAGACATACCGTGAGTTTTCCGCGTTCCCTTCCATCGCGCGCGACGTTGCCATGATCGTCGACCATACGGTGACGCACGCGGACATTATTCGGGAGATCCGAGCCGCCGCGCCGCCGGAGCTGGAGCGGATTGAATTGTTCGATGTGTTTACAGGGCCGGCTATCGGGGAAGGCCGGCGAAGCGTTGCGTATTCGTTGATTTATCGATCCGACCGGCGCACCTTGACGGACGACGAAGCCAACGCGTATCATTTAAAAGTGAAGGCAGCGCTGCGAGAACGCCTGAAGGCTGAAATCCGGGAATAG
- a CDS encoding serine protease — MLLFRSLISGLLTATLAAPWPASAETDLKSAIVKIFTVVNMPDYWNPWSMRGTGSGTGSGAIIRGRRILTNAHVVGNQTFIQVRRFGDARRYPARVVAVAHEVDLALLTVDDDAFWGDVEGLELGELPNAQDEVFVYGFPMGGDTLSITRGVISRIEHQNYVHSSYSFLAGQIDAAINPGNSGGPVIKDGKIVGVVMQGIRQADNIGYMVPAPIIRQFFEDIADGVYDGFPSLGVVLQGMENRDLKRSMGMTPDMTGMRVVRIIPGAPADGRLRTNDVILAIEGVPVADDGTVEFRPRERTSLSYYIQQKRIGESVALDLWRDGARLSTNIPLTRSLTFDALVPNEQYDVLPTYYIFGGIVFTPLTRNLLQAWGPNWFNTAPSHLTSILSANVPEVEGEQVIVALKVLASDINQGYDQVSNWIVRSVDGQRVRTMRELIAAIERPDGGEFVTIANDSGLVIVLDRARALASRDRILQTYRIPSDRSPDLLGPAAPSQPQ; from the coding sequence ATGTTGCTTTTTCGCAGTCTGATCAGCGGCCTGCTCACGGCCACCCTTGCCGCGCCATGGCCCGCGAGCGCGGAAACGGATCTGAAATCCGCCATCGTGAAAATCTTCACGGTGGTCAATATGCCAGACTATTGGAATCCGTGGAGCATGCGCGGCACTGGTTCGGGAACCGGTTCGGGCGCGATCATTCGAGGGCGCCGCATCCTGACCAATGCCCACGTCGTGGGGAATCAAACGTTCATCCAGGTGCGGCGATTCGGCGACGCGCGCCGCTATCCCGCTCGCGTGGTCGCTGTCGCTCACGAAGTGGACCTCGCGCTGCTCACCGTGGATGACGACGCGTTTTGGGGCGACGTGGAGGGGCTCGAACTGGGTGAGCTGCCGAACGCGCAGGACGAGGTCTTTGTCTATGGATTCCCAATGGGTGGCGACACGCTCAGCATCACGCGCGGGGTCATCTCTCGCATTGAACACCAAAATTATGTGCACAGCTCTTACAGTTTCCTAGCCGGCCAGATCGACGCCGCGATCAATCCTGGCAACAGTGGCGGGCCGGTCATCAAAGACGGGAAAATCGTCGGCGTCGTAATGCAGGGGATCCGCCAGGCCGACAACATCGGATACATGGTTCCCGCTCCCATCATCCGGCAGTTCTTTGAGGATATCGCAGACGGCGTGTACGACGGATTTCCAAGCCTTGGCGTTGTCCTGCAGGGCATGGAGAACCGCGACCTCAAGCGCAGCATGGGGATGACGCCCGATATGACGGGGATGCGGGTGGTCCGGATCATTCCCGGCGCCCCCGCGGATGGTCGCCTGCGGACCAACGACGTCATTCTGGCGATCGAGGGCGTTCCGGTCGCGGATGACGGCACGGTTGAATTCCGCCCGCGCGAGCGGACCAGCCTCTCGTATTACATCCAGCAAAAGCGGATTGGTGAATCGGTTGCCCTCGACCTCTGGCGAGACGGCGCGCGCCTGTCGACGAACATTCCGCTTACTCGTTCACTCACGTTCGACGCCCTCGTGCCCAACGAGCAATACGACGTACTTCCGACGTACTACATTTTCGGCGGCATCGTCTTTACACCGCTGACGCGAAACCTTCTGCAGGCGTGGGGCCCGAACTGGTTCAATACCGCGCCGAGCCATTTGACCTCGATCCTCTCCGCCAACGTTCCCGAAGTGGAGGGTGAACAGGTGATTGTCGCGCTTAAGGTCCTCGCCTCCGACATCAACCAGGGCTATGACCAGGTGAGCAACTGGATCGTCCGCAGCGTCGACGGCCAACGCGTCCGCACCATGCGCGAACTCATCGCGGCTATTGAGCGGCCGGATGGCGGTGAATTTGTCACGATCGCGAACGACAGCGGCCTTGTGATCGTGCTGGACCGCGCGCGAGCCCTCGCTAGCCGAGACCGCATTCTCCAGACCTATCGCATTCCGTCCGATAGATCGCCCGACCTCCTGGGTCCGGCGGCGCCTTCTCAGCCACAATAA